AATTGAGACGAGATAGTACTCATAATAGCGGCCAGTACAGCAGCCAGCATGATTCCCGCAATCAGCGGATGAAAGATGATTTGCCCCAGAACGATAAAGACCGTTTCTGCGTCGGCTAACTCTGTGCTGTTTTGCTGGAAATATGCGATACCGACTAATGCAGTCGCAATCGCGCCCATCAGACTCAGCAACATCCATCCGATTCCGATTCGTCTTGCACTTTTAGTCTCTTTCACCGATTTAATCGCCATGAAACGGACGATGATATGAGGCTGTCCGAAATATCCTAACCCCCAGGCAAGAGAAGAGATAATTCCTGCCACACTCACACCGGATACAAAATTAAATAATGCGGGATCTGCCTCCCGAATGCTGGCCGCTGTTTCTGCAAAGCCCCCGGTAATAATAATGCCTGCTGAAGGCACCAGCACCAAAGCTAAAAACATAATCAGACCTTGCACAAAATCTGTATAACTTACTGCCAGGAAACCACCGAATAATGTATACGCCAGAACGACCGCCGACACAATAATCAAGCCCGTATGATACTCCAGCCCGAATGAACTTTGAAAGAACTTCCCGCCTGCCACCATCCCGGATGATACATAAAATGTAAAGAACACTAAGATAATAATGCCAGAAGCCACTCGCAGTAAACGGGAGGTATCTTTTAATCTGTTCTCCAAAAAACTCGGAATCGTAATGGAGTTATTCGAAACTTGCGTGTAGGCGCGCAAACGCGGTGCCACAAACAGCCAGTTTAAATAAGCCCCAATTGTCAGCCCGACGGCAATCCATGCTTCTCCGAGCCCGCTCAAATAAATTGCTCCCGGAAGACCCATCAGCAGCCATCCCGACATATCGGAAGCACCGGCACTTAACGCAGTGACTGCCGGACCCAGCGACCTTCCGCCGAGCATGTAGTCCGTCAGATTGGATGTGCGTCTGAAGGCATACCAGCCGATGAACAGCATAGCGGCCATATACATAATAATCGCAATGAGCTGATATGTTTGTTCCGTCATACAATCCCCTCCTTTACTATCAATATACCTATTCTACCTGATGGATAGCACTCTTTGAACAAAAATAAAAAGAAACGTATGAATGAACTACATAATCTGATACAATTGCCCGGGAAATGACCAGAACTGACAAAGTTAAAGATCGTTGCGAACAAAAGTCCTTTCCTGACGGCCCGGCAGTCGGTTTATTGCCAACTATTATGAAACTTTTCTGTTCGCCGTGACGTATACATACAAACCAAAGGAGGAATTTGCATGTTACACACGACAACGAATACACTGCAAGGCCGAACTATTGAAACGTATCACGGCATCGTATCAGGAGAAACCATTATGGGGGCAAATATTGTCCGTGACATCTTTGCATCTGTTACGGATATCGTAGGAGGACGCAGTGCAGCTTACGAAAGCAAATTGACCGAAGCGCGTCAGACTGCTCTGGATGAAATGTCCCAAAAAGCGTCTGCTATGGGAGCAAATGCAGTAATTGGTGTGGACTTGGACTTTGAAATGGTGCGTGAAGGCATGATGATGTGCATTGCTACAGGAACTGCTGTCACCTACCGCGAAGGCGAATAACTCCATACAAAAAGAGAGGCGATATTCACCTCTCTTCTTGTATCATTCTAATATTTCTGCCACCCGGCCAACCTGCCCATCCTCTAAACGAACTTTAATGCCATGCGGATGAAAACTGGATTTCGTCAATAAGTCTTTAACAATACCTTCCGTCTTCACGCCGCTGCGCTGATCTTTTTTCAAGATAATTGCCACATGCAATCCCGGCTTGATATCTGCCCGATTCTGTCCATTCATAAGTTCATTCGCTCCTCTTTTTTATCCAGTGTAGCACACTGCTGTACGAAACGGACAAGCATGATACAATAAAGGCTATCAAACTAGGAGGGGTTATTATGCGATTAACAGTATACCTGGCTGGGGAGATTCACACGTCTTGGCGGGATGAAGTCAAAGAGCAAGCCAAAAATCTTCAATTACCTGTTGATTTTGTCGGACCTATGGAAGATCATGACCGTTCAGACAATATCGGAGAAGAAATTCTGGGAGAACAGCCGGATAATATTTTTAAAGATGCGGCAGCTTCCAGCCTAAACAACCTGCGAACTGAAATCCTGATGAAAAAGTCAGATGTCGTCATTGCATTGTTCGGGGAAGAGTATAAACAATGGAATACCGCAATGGATGCAAGCGCCGCAGTCGCATTCGGCAAACCGCTGATTCTGATCCGTCAGGAAAAACATCATCACCCGTTAAAAGAACTTTCCCGAAAAGCCCATGTCACCGTCGAATCGGTAGATCAGGCAGTTTGTGCACTTAAATATATCTTTGAATAATCCATACAAACATCCATGTTATTTCATTACACAGAAGGCATCCTGGAATTTAGGATGTCTTCCTTTTTTATTTCAAAATTCCCTATACAATGCTGCGCCTAAGTAATCACTGCTTGTTTCAACCTTTCTTATCCCTTTGAATTTAACAATATGATTCAAACGTTCCTTTTCAATAAAATTCTGTCACCATATATACTTGTCAAGTGGTAGAATAGAAGTATAAAAGCAGTCAGGAAGGGGCAATCGAATGGCGTCAAAAAGAGGCATCCGGCAGCAATACATACGAATATTTATCGTTTCGTTAGTCATTGCAGTAATCGGAATGGGCAGCATGTATGCATATGTGAATAATTCATGGAATGACTTGGAAGAAGAGCAGCAAGATTCACTTGAGAAAGCCCGATTAGTCGAACTGCTTTCCGACTCTATCCAAGATGTATTTTTCAGAATCCGTGGCTATTATGCATTTCAAATAGAAGAAGAACTGAATGGGGCTTATCTTTCAATTCAAGATGTACATACTTATTCAAGACAATTTAAATCCCTTCCTCTTAACGTTAAAGAAAAGGAACTTATCCAGGAAATTGACAGCTTTATGATAGATTACGAAGAGACCACACTTCCAAAAGCTATTCAATTCATTAAAGATAACGATTATGAGGGACTGCGCAACTTAGCCCAGGGCGGAACGAATCAATCGGTAAACAGCTTTATTCACTATGCCAATGAATACGATATCATCGCAAAAGAAGAACTGCTGCAATCCTATGAACGAACCAAAAAGCAATCAGAAATATACTTTTTACTCATTACCATTCTCGGCTTTGCATTCCTGCTCATTCCCATTTACACGGTATGGAATGTCATCAAACGAGTAGTACGGCCAGTAGAAAAAATAACAAGTGAAGTCGACCAGTATGAAACGGAAGGACAAATTTTATTTCAGCCTATTGCCAGGGACAATGAAATCGGCGCACTTTCACAATCTATTTATAAGATGATGCAGCGGATTCAAATGAACGAACAAGAAGTTCTGTCTCAAAATGAAGAGTTGATTACACAGCAGGACGAATTGTTCAATCGGCAGACGAAAATGGAATTCGCCTTGTCGGAAGCACGTTTTTCGCGCGTTCGCCTCGAACGTTATAACGGCCTGGGTCACCTTCTTTCATTTTCATTGGATAAGCGGGAAATATGCATGAAAACAGCTGATTATTTAAATCATATTTTCCAGCCTGACCTGAGTCTCCTGCTGTTTGTAAAAGGAGACATCTATTCATTAAAAGGAATCTCTGATACATTTTTCAGCGAGATAAAAGAAGAGCGTTTAGACTATTTTAAGGAACGGCTGAATACGGAACCTTATTTTGTGATCAAAAGAGAAGCAGATTATGAAAAGGGAATCTCTGAACAGATCACATATGTTTATGACTTCGTGTCCGGTATATTCAATGCAGAAAACGAACTCAGTGTGATCACCATTCAATCCCGGATTGGCAAGCCTTTTACAGAAGATGACCAAAAAGATCTATACAGTTTGCTTAAGCGCATTGCCCTCTCTGTAGACAGAGTCGATCAATACGAGTTAATTATCCACGAACGGCAGCTGAATCAAAGTATTTTGGACAATATCAATGAAGGAATCCGTTTTGTTTCCAATACAGACGAAGAGGATAAATACAATGCCGCTTTATTTGAACTGTTGGATATGGAACCTGAATCCAAAGACAAAGCGTGGCCGCGTGAAGAGTGGACTGAGTATTTCTTACAGCAAATTGATGATCCTGTTCAGTACCAACAGTTCCTGGATACAACACTTGATACGGAATCAGCTGGCCATACGAACAACACCTATATACTTACACTGCAGTCTAAAGAATCTCGTGTCATGAACGTCTATAGTGTGCCAATTATTATTCAAGGCAGAAAAGTGGGCACAATATTCGTGCATCGTGATATTACACATGAACATGAAGTTAATAAAATGAAAACCGAGCTGGTTTCAACGGTCAGCCATGAATTACGTACACCTTTGTCCAGTATTCTCGGCTTCTCAGAATTATTACTAAATAAAGATATGGATGAAAAGCGTAAAAAACGCTATTTGGAGACCATTCACGGTGAAGCAAACCGGCTAACCGCATTAATTAATGACTTCTTGGACATTCAGCGTATGGAATCAGGACGCCAAACGTATCAGATGGAGGAAATTTCCGTTGGTGATGTTTCAATAGAAGCAGTAAATAAGCTGCCGATTCAATCACAGCTGCACAAGATTATCCTTCAAGACGTAACTTGTTCATCCAGCATCAAAGGAGATCACGACCGTATTCTTCAAGTATTTTTGAACCTGATTGGGAATGCAATTAAATTTTCTCCAGATGGCGGCGAGATCAATATTACCCTTTTTAATCAGCAAGACTCAGTCGTCGTCTCTATAAAAGATCAAGGAATCGGAATTCCAGCAGAAACTATCGGCCATTTATTCGAGAAGTTTTACCGTTTTGATAACAGCTATAGCAGGAAAATAGGCGGTACAGGTCTCGGCTTGTCTATTTGCAAAGAAATCATTCAAGATCATAACGGACAAATATGGGTAGATTCAGAAGAAAATTCAGGAACAACTATTTTCTTCTCACTTCCCCTTATACAAATGTTGCCTGAGGAACATATCCAATCTGATAAACCGCTGATAGCTGTAGTGGAAGACGATGTAAATATCGCGTTACTGCTCGGCGAAGAGTTATCAAGCAATGGATTTTCAATCATACATCATTCTTCAGTGGACAAAGCATTTACATGCATACAGCAGATGCGTCCTGCTGCAGTCGTTGTTGATTTGATGCTTGAAAATGGTGAAGACGGCTGGGATCTGATCCGTCAAATGAAAGAACGCGAGGAAACGAAAACGATCCCTATCATTATTTCCTCTGCACTCGAAAAAGAACCTCAGTTAATGGAGCAGTTTGATATTAATGATTATTTTACAAAACCTTATCCGCTTGGTGACTTGTCTGCAACTGTCCTGCAAACTTTAGAGCGTTCGGATGGAAGAATACTATATCCTGAAAATAACTAAAAAGAACGTCCCCCGCTTTGGAGGGACGTTCTTTTTATTGTTCAAGCAAATTTTCATATCATAATTTCAGTCTTTGAGTAGCGACTTTACTAATTCAGTCAGTTCATTCGGGCTGAACGGTTTAGGGACAAAGTGAGAAGCCCCCATTGCCATAACGGTATCTTGATCAGTTTGCTGTGCTTTCGCTGTCAGCATAATTACAGGAACATCGAGTTCCATCGGCTGCAGCCGCTCCAATAACTCCAAACCGGTCATACGCGGCATCATATAATCCAAAAGAATGGCATCATACCGATTGCTTTGTATCTTTTCAAAGGCTTCCAGACCATCCTCCGCTTCTTCCACCTGAAATCCTTCAAACTCCAATGTATCAGTCAGCAGCATTCGCAAGATTTCTTCATCATCTACAACTAACACTTTTTTCATTTCATACGTCAACAGGGGGCCTCCTCTCTATTCCCTCTTATCAAACAAACGGGCTGCTAATTTATCTATGCGCCCTAAAACTTCTGACGGCTGGAAAGGCTTAATGATATAATCATCTGCGCCAAGCCAGAGTGCAGCTTTAATATCATTGGCACTTTTTCTGGCTGTCATCATGGAAACAGTAACGTTCGTTTTGGCATGGTCACTCTTTAAACGGCTTAAGACTTCGAGACCATCCATTTTCGGCATAACTCCATCCAGCAGAATGATAAAATACGCATCAGGACTATACCAGTCATCTTCAAGAAATGCAGGACCATCCGCATACGTCTTGACGGTAATATCAATATCGGCAGACTTCAACCCAAGCAGCGTCTGCTGGAGAATCTGTCTGATAAATGAGTCGTCGTCGACAATGATAACGATTAATTTGCGCTTCACTGCAATTTTTCGCTGATCATAAATTATTGTCTGATTCCGCCCAGAGCGTTTCGCTTCATAAAGCGCCTGGTCCGAAGCTGATATCAATTCTGCGGTATCGCCTTCGTACGTGGCACTCCCTGCTGAAAACGTTACTTGAAACTTCTGCTCATCCGATGTGAATATTTGCTCATTAAATCTATTTCGAATGCGGTCTATTGCATGCACAGTCTCTTCTGCACGGATGCCAGAAAACAGCATAGCGAATTCTTCTCCGCCATAACGGAATACATAATCACCTTCACGCTTCTCTACCCGAATGATCTCGCCAAACTTCCGGAGTACTTCATCGCCCGCCGGATGTCCATATAAATCATTTACTTGTTTGAAGTGATCCAGATCCACCATTACAAGAGAAAAAGCTGATTCCGATTGATCTGCATTTTTCGCCAAGTTATTGATAATATCATCAAAATGTCTTCGGTTACCGACACCCGTCAGACTGTCTGTAATCATACTGCTGCTGATCGCGTGCTGCCGCTGTTGCCGATTGAACAAATAAGGGAAAAAGACATCCATATCAAAAGGTTTCGGAATCAAATCCATTGCGCCGCGGCGATATGTCTCTATTTGAACTTCTTTCGTCGCATCTTCGCTGGAAATAGCCAGTGTCGTATTCTTTTGTCTGGCCGGTTCTGCAATCTGATCCAGCACTTCAAAGCCCGTCATATCAGGCAGCTTCGCATTGATAATTACAATACCGGGTCTCATCGAATAAAATTGCTCAATTCCGCGTTTGCCGTTCAATGAAATAATGACCTGTGCTCCCAGCTTCTCCAGTAATTCTTTTAAATAAGAGACAAACTCCAGGTCATCATCAATAATCAAAATGAAGGTTTCCTGATCCAGACGGTTTACATAGCGATCCGGCAATTGGAATTCATCTTTTTTCACAGCGATCGTATTATCGAAATACGCTCGAATACGATTTTTCAAGTTTTCCAGTGAAGAGACGGGCAGTTTTTGATCATTGGATGACGACAGAATTTCCAATTGTGAAGCACAAAATAGAGATAACTGCTGTAACCCTATCGTTCCGGACGTTCCTTTTAATTTATGAAGGAAATAATATAACTCTCTCTCCGTTAAACTGCCGCGTTTCTCCCATTCATCAAAGATATTCTCTGTTCGCTCCGCGAGCATATCCTGATACTTTTTTTGACTCATTCTCATTCCCCTCCGTTCAGCGGACGCATCTCCCATTCGGCCTCTACTTCATATCCCCAATGCTCTCTCTGTATACAAAGAGAGCCGGCAAGATAGAATATATCTCTACCGGCTTACATAATTGATTATTCCAGACCCATCTCTTCTTTCACTGCTTGTGAAATCCGCTCTGCATATTCGATACATTGTGCTTCCGTCTCGGATTCGACCATTACACGTACAAGCGGTTCTGTACCGGAAGGGCGCACAAGAACTCTTCCCTGCCCGTCCATTTCCTTTTCCACTTCATCGATGACACTGACAATTCGCGCATTATCCATCACCGCATATTTATCAGCCACTCGGATATTTACTAATTTCTGAGGATAAACCGTCATTTCACTCGCCAGCTCAGACAGTTTCTTGCCTGTCTGCTGCATGATATTAACCAATTGCAAAGCCGTCAGCAAGCCGTCCCCGGTTGTATTATAATCCATGAAGATAATATGGCCGGATTGCTCGCCGCCCAGATTATACTCATTTTTACGCATTTCTTCTACGACATACCGGTCACCTACGGCAGTTTGCACACTCTTCATTCCGAACTTTTCCAGCGCTTTGTAAAAGCCCAGATTACTCATTACGGTAGAAACAATGGTATCAGATTTTAATCTGCCTTTACTATGTAAATATCGTGCCACGATAAACATGATTTGGTCTCCGTCTACGATATTACCTTTTTCGTCCACTGCAATCAGACGGTCCCCGTCCCCGTCAAAAGCAAGTCCGATGTCGGCATTCTTTTCAACGACAAGTGCCGCAAGTGCTTCCGGATGAGTAGATCCAACTCCGTCATTAATGTTCAGTCCGTTAGGTGATGCGCCCATTGTAGTAAGATCTGCATCCAGGTCAGCAAATAGATGCGTCGCCAAAACAGAAGTCGCCCCGTGCGCGCAATCTAGAGCCACATGTATATTTTCGAAATCTTCATCCACTATCTGTTTTAGATATTGAATATATTTCTGACCGCCTTCAAAGTATTCTGTAATCGTTCCGACTTCACCGCCAACCGGGCGCGGTAATGTATCTTCCTCTGCGTTAAGAAGCTGTTCAAACTCTTCTTCCTGTGCATCGGTCAATTTAAAACCATTCTCTCCAAAGAACTTGATCCCGTTATCTTCCACGGGATTATGCGATGCGGAAATCATGACGCCTGCCTGCGCGTTCATAACACGTGTTAAATACGCCACGCCAGGTGTACTGATGACGCCGAGCCTCATTACTTCTACGCCGACAGATAACAATCCCGCAATCAATGCATTTTCAAGCATGTAGCCAGAAATGCGAGTATCTCTTCCCACCAGCACTTCTGCCTTTTCAGCTGCTTCTTTAGTGAATAAATAACCGCCGATTCTGCCCAATTTAAATGCAAGTTCAGGGGTTAGTTCCGTGTTGGCCACACCTCTGACGCCATCTGTTCCAAAATACTGTGTCATGTTTTATATACTTCCTTTCAATCTTGTCTTAGTAGACTGCATTTGCTTGACGCTTTATGATTCTGTTTCAGCGTCTGCTTTCTTCGATTCATCGGATATTTCCCCGGAGACTTTCACTTGCGCTTTTACTTTAGCAGGTGTCACTTTTGTGATTCCTTCCGGTTTCTTAACATCCAGTTCAATTTTTCCCGATTTACTGATCTTGCTCAAATCAAGCTCTACCGGAATTTCTTTTACTGCATCCACTGTACTTTTCGGTCCCGAAATTCGCACGAATTTATCTTCCAGTACGGCGCTTTCAATTTCTATATTTCCTGTTGACTGTCCCTTTTCTTTCAGCTTCACACGCGCTTCGCGGCTGTACTCCTGAATGTCTACTTTGACCGTTACTTCTTCAGGGTTCAATGTAACGGAAAGCTTATTTAAATCCCGGTCCAGTACACGCACACGTGACTTTTGCTCGAACGGCTTATTCAAACTGCCTTCACCTGTTACGGATACTTTCACAAAGCTGATTGCATCCACAACACTTTTCGCCCCTGTTACATTGATCACAGCTGGCTGGACGTCCATGCTCTTCACTTCATAGCCTTCAGCAAGTAATCTCGTATTCATTTCTGGATCAACACGGAATGTCTGAGTGACTTTCTCTTCTATATTAATACTGACTGTGCCCGGTTCAAGGCGCACGTCCAGCTTATCTGATATATTCTCCGCTTGGATCCGAACATTATGTTCGCCCAGCGTCAAGTTTTGTAAATCTAGCTTTAATGTAAAGTCTTTCAGTAACTTTGTAGTCTGCACAATATTTGTAGGGCCTTCGATTGTCATATTAACCATATCAGGAACACCCGTTACTACCAGGTTTTCTGTATCGTAGTACACCTCTACAGGAACGTCCTGTATAAGTTCAAATACATCGCTCGTACTGTTGCGGTTGGAAGGATCTTCTGATTTTACTGAAAGAAACAGCATAATTGCCAGAAAAAGTGCAGTCAGACGCAGAAACCAAGGACTGTCCATAAATTTATCCATTTTTTCTCTTCCCCCACTTCCATAGAGAAGTATCAGCTTGGCCTGTCGTGTTACCGAACCATGAAATACGCAATATTTTCTCGAATTCTTCAATATCCAGTTTACGATTGATTTCTCCATCTGTCGCTATACTGATGGCACCTGTTTCTTCAGAGACAATGATCGTCACAGAATCCGTAACTTCACTAATGCCGAGAGCTGCACGATGCCGTGTCCCCAGTTCTTTGGAAATAAATGGACTTTCCGATAATGGCAAGTAACAGCCCGCAGCAGCGATACGGTTTTTCGTCACAATGACGGCACCGTCATGCAGTGGAGTGTTTGGTATAAATATGTTAATAAGTAATTCAGATGTAATATGTGAGTTCAAAGGAATACCTGTTTCAATATATTCGCTAAGACCTGTTTCTTTCTCAATCGTGATTAAGGCACCAATCCGCCGTTTTGCCATATAGCTGACAGATTTGACAAATGCCTCAATTAACCGATCCCGTTCTTCCTCTTCCTGCATGGCGGTTCTTGCAAATAATCTCCCTCTGCCCAGCTGCTCCAATGCTCTGCGCAGTTCTGGCTGGAATATGATAATAGCAGCGAGGAAACCGAATCTGAGAACTTCTTCCATCATCCACTGGAGAGTTTTCAAACCAAGCCATTCCGTGATGTAACGGCCGATTAGGATAACAAAAATCCCTTTCAGTAATTGGACGGCTTTTGTTCCTTTAATAATGGTGATTAATTTATAGAGTACGAACCAAACCAGAAGCACATCCACAATGTTTTTCAGTATTTCTATTGGTGCTAATGTTGTTACTTGCTCCAAACCCGGCATGTGCTTCCCCTACCTTTAAAAAAGTTCTTATTTATCCAGTATAGCATAATTCCCGGCTGACATGCCTAACTAAACGGTAAGCCGCGGACGAAAAACCGCATCAAAAAAGTGATGCCGAAGCACCCCGGCCGGCATCACTTTTACATCATATTAATCCGTTTCAGAATTTTTTCCGCTTGACCCAGGCAGCACTTCTTTTGCGGTAGTTTTAATCTTATACCAGAGCCAATCGAATATTTCATTGATCTCTTCACTGGATCCTGTAATCACTGCAGTAGATGCCATATACTTAGAACCGCGGATGACGGTGACGTTTCCGTCAACTCGGCCTTCCACTCGTAAATTTCCATTTTTCACTACCAGATCACCTGTCACCGTCTCACCGGCAGGAACAATTACCGTTTCCCCTTCAACGATCACATTAGGCTGCTTGGTAAATGAAAATTGCTGTTCGTTTTCAAAGCTGGCGAAAAACGATGAGCTCATTAAAAGTAAAAATAATGCTGCTGCCGCCATGAACGGATGCTGACGGAACCATTTTGCCGGGCCTTTTTTTACCGTCTGCCTCGGTAATCTGGCTGTTACGCCACTGACAAATCCGGCAGGCGCTTCCAGCACATCGAAACTTCCGAGTAACGTGACCGTCTCATCGAGTTCCTCAAACATTTTCCTGCACTCTTCACATTCATCCAAGTGCTCTTTCATAATCTGTTCTTCTTCATTGGTAAGCTCACCATCAAAAAATGCATGTATATAATGGACAACATGTTTAGGACATTTTTCCACGAATCTAACCTCCTACATACTCCCCATTTGTTGCCGGAGCGCTTCTCTTCCGCGATGTACCCGTGTTTTTACTGTTCCGAGAGGCATCTCCAAAATGTCGGCGATTTCCTGCAACTGCAGGTCTTCCATATAACGTAATATAATAATTGTGCGATATTTTTCAGGCAGCCTGTTCACTTCATACTGAACACGTTCTTTTGTTTCCATCTTCTCTACTTCTTCTTCCGGTAATTGCTGCTCTTTTGCAATTTGAGAATACATATCTAAGCCTTCCGTTCCTGGTACCGTCGCATCCAAATAATAATCGGGCTTTTTCTTTCGAATGCGGTCAATGCACAGATTAGTCGCAATACGGTACAGCCAGGTAGAAAATTTCCGCTTTTGGTCATAGGTTTCCAAGTTTACGTAAGCCCGTACAAATGCCTCCTGTGCAATATCCTCCGCTTCTGCCGCATTATTCAGCATCCTGTAGCACACTTGATACAGACGGTGCTGAAAATGGATGACAATTTCCTCAAAAGCTTCCTGATTTCCATTTAATACTTCTTTTACACGTTTAGTTATTAATTCGTCCAATAGACTCCACCCTCCGCTCTATGCGGCTGTCCCTTTATATACGTTGGAAACCTCATTTGGTTTCATTTTTCTCAACAATTCACAACCATCTTTACTTTACCATTATTTCCAAGCATAGGCATAGAGTTTATATAAATAAAAAGTGAGTGAATCCCCATGGGTTCAATCACTTTTTCGGAACTATAATAACTTTTCACCAAATAACGACCCGAGAAGGCCAACCGCCACATCAGCTGTTTTATTGTATTCATCCAACATTGGGTTCACTTCAACGAATTCAGCAGATGTAATGACATTTGCATCCTGAAGCAGTTCCATAGCCAGATGGCTTTCCCGGTATGTGATTCCACCCGGCACCGGCGTTCCGACGCCTGGGGTATAGAGCGGATCCAAACCATCTAAATCCAGTGATAAATGAACACCGTCAACTTGTCTGGAAGCAAAATGTTCCAGGGTTTGCCTGATTACCGCCGACATGCCGAACCTGTCGATTTCATGCATCGTAAACACTTTTATACCTTTTTCTTTAATCAGCGCACGTTCACCGGGATCCACTGAACGTGCCCCTATGATCACGACGTTTTGTGGAATAATCTTCGCCCCGTCATGGTGTACGTTCACCAGTTTTTCATGGCCGAGTCCCATGCTGACAGCCAGCGGCATTCCATGTATATTGCCGGACGGCGAGGTCTCAACTGTATTCATGTCTGCATGCGCGTCAT
The Sporosarcina sp. P33 genome window above contains:
- a CDS encoding YwbE family protein, with the protein product MNGQNRADIKPGLHVAIILKKDQRSGVKTEGIVKDLLTKSSFHPHGIKVRLEDGQVGRVAEILE
- the putP gene encoding sodium/proline symporter PutP translates to MTEQTYQLIAIIMYMAAMLFIGWYAFRRTSNLTDYMLGGRSLGPAVTALSAGASDMSGWLLMGLPGAIYLSGLGEAWIAVGLTIGAYLNWLFVAPRLRAYTQVSNNSITIPSFLENRLKDTSRLLRVASGIIILVFFTFYVSSGMVAGGKFFQSSFGLEYHTGLIIVSAVVLAYTLFGGFLAVSYTDFVQGLIMFLALVLVPSAGIIITGGFAETAASIREADPALFNFVSGVSVAGIISSLAWGLGYFGQPHIIVRFMAIKSVKETKSARRIGIGWMLLSLMGAIATALVGIAYFQQNSTELADAETVFIVLGQIIFHPLIAGIMLAAVLAAIMSTISSQLIVTSSALIEDLYKAVFKSNASDRQYVFLGRAAVLFVTIIAMVLAWPNKESVLKLVSFAWAGFGGAFGPIILLSLYWRKLTAKGALFGMVAGAITVGVWGNIKFLSGALYEIVPGFIICLLVAYAVSLATYRRHEVIEGEYDETMKLLEKER
- a CDS encoding response regulator; its protein translation is MTYEMKKVLVVDDEEILRMLLTDTLEFEGFQVEEAEDGLEAFEKIQSNRYDAILLDYMMPRMTGLELLERLQPMELDVPVIMLTAKAQQTDQDTVMAMGASHFVPKPFSPNELTELVKSLLKD
- a CDS encoding YtoQ family protein, which translates into the protein MRLTVYLAGEIHTSWRDEVKEQAKNLQLPVDFVGPMEDHDRSDNIGEEILGEQPDNIFKDAAASSLNNLRTEILMKKSDVVIALFGEEYKQWNTAMDASAAVAFGKPLILIRQEKHHHPLKELSRKAHVTVESVDQAVCALKYIFE
- a CDS encoding YbjQ family protein; the encoded protein is MLHTTTNTLQGRTIETYHGIVSGETIMGANIVRDIFASVTDIVGGRSAAYESKLTEARQTALDEMSQKASAMGANAVIGVDLDFEMVREGMMMCIATGTAVTYREGE
- a CDS encoding diguanylate cyclase, yielding MSQKKYQDMLAERTENIFDEWEKRGSLTERELYYFLHKLKGTSGTIGLQQLSLFCASQLEILSSSNDQKLPVSSLENLKNRIRAYFDNTIAVKKDEFQLPDRYVNRLDQETFILIIDDDLEFVSYLKELLEKLGAQVIISLNGKRGIEQFYSMRPGIVIINAKLPDMTGFEVLDQIAEPARQKNTTLAISSEDATKEVQIETYRRGAMDLIPKPFDMDVFFPYLFNRQQRQHAISSSMITDSLTGVGNRRHFDDIINNLAKNADQSESAFSLVMVDLDHFKQVNDLYGHPAGDEVLRKFGEIIRVEKREGDYVFRYGGEEFAMLFSGIRAEETVHAIDRIRNRFNEQIFTSDEQKFQVTFSAGSATYEGDTAELISASDQALYEAKRSGRNQTIIYDQRKIAVKRKLIVIIVDDDSFIRQILQQTLLGLKSADIDITVKTYADGPAFLEDDWYSPDAYFIILLDGVMPKMDGLEVLSRLKSDHAKTNVTVSMMTARKSANDIKAALWLGADDYIIKPFQPSEVLGRIDKLAARLFDKRE
- a CDS encoding ATP-binding protein, producing the protein MASKRGIRQQYIRIFIVSLVIAVIGMGSMYAYVNNSWNDLEEEQQDSLEKARLVELLSDSIQDVFFRIRGYYAFQIEEELNGAYLSIQDVHTYSRQFKSLPLNVKEKELIQEIDSFMIDYEETTLPKAIQFIKDNDYEGLRNLAQGGTNQSVNSFIHYANEYDIIAKEELLQSYERTKKQSEIYFLLITILGFAFLLIPIYTVWNVIKRVVRPVEKITSEVDQYETEGQILFQPIARDNEIGALSQSIYKMMQRIQMNEQEVLSQNEELITQQDELFNRQTKMEFALSEARFSRVRLERYNGLGHLLSFSLDKREICMKTADYLNHIFQPDLSLLLFVKGDIYSLKGISDTFFSEIKEERLDYFKERLNTEPYFVIKREADYEKGISEQITYVYDFVSGIFNAENELSVITIQSRIGKPFTEDDQKDLYSLLKRIALSVDRVDQYELIIHERQLNQSILDNINEGIRFVSNTDEEDKYNAALFELLDMEPESKDKAWPREEWTEYFLQQIDDPVQYQQFLDTTLDTESAGHTNNTYILTLQSKESRVMNVYSVPIIIQGRKVGTIFVHRDITHEHEVNKMKTELVSTVSHELRTPLSSILGFSELLLNKDMDEKRKKRYLETIHGEANRLTALINDFLDIQRMESGRQTYQMEEISVGDVSIEAVNKLPIQSQLHKIILQDVTCSSSIKGDHDRILQVFLNLIGNAIKFSPDGGEINITLFNQQDSVVVSIKDQGIGIPAETIGHLFEKFYRFDNSYSRKIGGTGLGLSICKEIIQDHNGQIWVDSEENSGTTIFFSLPLIQMLPEEHIQSDKPLIAVVEDDVNIALLLGEELSSNGFSIIHHSSVDKAFTCIQQMRPAAVVVDLMLENGEDGWDLIRQMKEREETKTIPIIISSALEKEPQLMEQFDINDYFTKPYPLGDLSATVLQTLERSDGRILYPENN